A single window of Falco rusticolus isolate bFalRus1 chromosome 6, bFalRus1.pri, whole genome shotgun sequence DNA harbors:
- the CENPQ gene encoding centromere protein Q isoform X4: MRGTACWVSAKNWFTSENQQGPSSKTKGTDGEGRPKGQKRKVTQTVKRKAKEYGDYSPAGESPSKKVKLTSAEMASWQTLSESSRWFLETVMDSVILSILCQNSEKKKNVQKHLNLLKERVLRFFKTLKVPPGKLGNLKNVLSLLMAEKQMLETNEESLIQLQEEINAAKRSAEHTKETISDLQYKIQVLKNQLEEDEKKARKIFQENSSGALHLPELPKRSLQAPILQEEILKIKNQEGLLQDMNTIQQSADLKNILTLIEKTYEKVDFL; the protein is encoded by the exons ATGAGAGGGACTGCTTGTTGGGTATCAGCAAAAAACTGGTTTACATCAGAAAATCAGCAAGGGCcatccagcaaaacaaaaggaacagatggagaaggaagaccaaaaggacaaaaaagaaag gtCACTCAGACGGTCAAAAGGAAAGCTAAGGAATACGGGGACTATTCCCCTGCAG GAGAAAGTCCTTCAAAAAAGGTGAAGCTAACCAGTGCTGAAATGGCATCTTGGCAGACTCTCTCAGAGAGCAGTAGGTGGTTTCTGGAAACTGTAATGGATTCAGTAATACT atctattttgtgccaaaatagtgagaaaaaaaagaatgttcaGAAGCACCTCAATTTACTGAAAGAAAG GGTGCTGAGATTTTTCAAGACTTTGAAGGTGCCCCCAGGGAAGCTGGGCAACCTGAAGAATGTCCTGAGCCTTCTAATGGCAGAGAAACAAATGCTTGAGACAAATGAAGAGTCTTTGATACAATTGCAG gaagaaataaatgcagctaAGCGATCAGCAGAACATACCAAAGAAACTATAAGTGACCTGCAGTACAAAATTCAGGTGCTCAAGAACCAGTtagaggaagatgaaaaaaaggcCAGGAAG aTATTCCAGGAGAATAGCAGTGGAGCACTTCACCTGCCAGAACTCCCCAAGCGCAGTTTACAGGCACCCATTTTGCAG gaagaaattttgaagataaaaaatCAAGAAGGTCTTTTGCAGGATATGAACACTATCCAGCAGTCAGCTGACTTGAAGAACATATTAACCCTCATTGAAAAGACCTATGAGAAGGTGGACTTCCTTTGA
- the CENPQ gene encoding centromere protein Q isoform X3, with protein MRGTACWVSAKNWFTSENQQGPSSKTKGTDGEGRPKGQKRKVTQTVKRKAKEYGDYSPAAGESPSKKVKLTSAEMASWQTLSESSRWFLETVMDSVILSILCQNSEKKKNVQKHLNLLKERVLRFFKTLKVPPGKLGNLKNVLSLLMAEKQMLETNEESLIQLQEEINAAKRSAEHTKETISDLQYKIQVLKNQLEEDEKKARKIFQENSSGALHLPELPKRSLQAPILQEEILKIKNQEGLLQDMNTIQQSADLKNILTLIEKTYEKVDFL; from the exons ATGAGAGGGACTGCTTGTTGGGTATCAGCAAAAAACTGGTTTACATCAGAAAATCAGCAAGGGCcatccagcaaaacaaaaggaacagatggagaaggaagaccaaaaggacaaaaaagaaag gtCACTCAGACGGTCAAAAGGAAAGCTAAGGAATACGGGGACTATTCCCCTGCAG CAGGAGAAAGTCCTTCAAAAAAGGTGAAGCTAACCAGTGCTGAAATGGCATCTTGGCAGACTCTCTCAGAGAGCAGTAGGTGGTTTCTGGAAACTGTAATGGATTCAGTAATACT atctattttgtgccaaaatagtgagaaaaaaaagaatgttcaGAAGCACCTCAATTTACTGAAAGAAAG GGTGCTGAGATTTTTCAAGACTTTGAAGGTGCCCCCAGGGAAGCTGGGCAACCTGAAGAATGTCCTGAGCCTTCTAATGGCAGAGAAACAAATGCTTGAGACAAATGAAGAGTCTTTGATACAATTGCAG gaagaaataaatgcagctaAGCGATCAGCAGAACATACCAAAGAAACTATAAGTGACCTGCAGTACAAAATTCAGGTGCTCAAGAACCAGTtagaggaagatgaaaaaaaggcCAGGAAG aTATTCCAGGAGAATAGCAGTGGAGCACTTCACCTGCCAGAACTCCCCAAGCGCAGTTTACAGGCACCCATTTTGCAG gaagaaattttgaagataaaaaatCAAGAAGGTCTTTTGCAGGATATGAACACTATCCAGCAGTCAGCTGACTTGAAGAACATATTAACCCTCATTGAAAAGACCTATGAGAAGGTGGACTTCCTTTGA
- the LOC119150547 gene encoding opsin-5-like — translation MEEQYVSKLHPIVDYGAGVFLLIIAILTILGNSAVLATAVKRSSLLKSPELLTVNLAVADIGMAISMYPLAIASAWNHAWLGGDASCIYYALMGFLFGVCSMMTLCAMAVIRFLVTNSSKSNSNKITKNTVRILITFIWLYSLLWAILPLVGWGYYGPEPFGISCTIAWSKFHSSSNGFSFILSMFLLCTVLPALTIVACYLGIAWKVHKAYQEIQNIDRIPNAAKLEKKLTLMAVLISVGFLSSWTPYAAASFWSIFNSSGSLQPIVTLLPCLFAKSSTAYNPFIYYIFSKTFRCEIKQLQRCCGWRVHFFSTDNSAENPVSMMWSGRDNVRLSAAAKVENQAAASH, via the exons CCATCCTGACAATCCTTGGAAATTCAGCTGTCCTTGCTACAGCTGTGAAACGCTCTTCCCTCCTGAAGTCACCGGAGCTGCTTACAGTTAACTTGGCAGTAGCAGATATTGGAATGGCAATCAGCATGTATCCACTGGCCATTGCATCCGCCTGGAACCATGCTTGGCTGGGAGGAGATGCATCCTGCATATATTATGCTCTGATGGGTTTCCTTTTTGGTGTCTGCAGCATGATGACCCTATGTGCCATGGCTGTGATTCGATTCCTTGTTACCAATTCATCCAAATCTAACA GTAACAAAATCACCAAGAACACTGTTCGCATCTTGATTACTTTCATCTGGCTCTACTCCTTGCTCTGGGCCATTCTGCCCTTGGTAGGCTGGGGCTACTATGGCCCTGAGCCATTTGGCATCTCTTGTACAATAGCCTGGAGCAAGTTCCACAGCTCCTCCAATGGCTTTTCATTCATCCTGAGCATGTTCCTCCTGTGCACAGTCCTGCCTGCACTGACCATCGTTGCCTGTTACTTGGGAATCGCCTGGAAGGTTCATAAAGCATACCAAGAGATCCAGAATATTGACAGGATCCCTAATGCAGCTAAACTGGAGAAGAAGCTGACATTG ATGGCCGTGCTCATCTCAGTCGGGTTCCTGAGCTCATGGACACCGTATGCAGCAGCCAGCTTCTGGTCCATATTTAACTCCAGCGGTTCCCTACAGCCCATTGTTACACTGCTGCCCTGTCTGTTTGCCAAATCGTCAACAGCGTATAACCCTTTTATTTACTACATCTTCAGCAAAACTTTCCGCTGTGAAATTAAACAATTGCAGCGTTGCTGTGGCTGGCGAGTTCATTTCTTCAGCACCGACAACTCTGCTGAAAATCCCGTGTCGATGATGTGGAGTGGGAGAGACAACGTACGTCTCTCTGCAGCTGCGAAGGTGGAGAACCAGGCTGCTGCAAGTCACTGA
- the CENPQ gene encoding centromere protein Q isoform X1, with product MRGTACWVSAKNWFTSENQQGPSSKTKGTDGEGRPKGQKRKQVTQTVKRKAKEYGDYSPAAGESPSKKVKLTSAEMASWQTLSESSRWFLETVMDSVILSILCQNSEKKKNVQKHLNLLKERVLRFFKTLKVPPGKLGNLKNVLSLLMAEKQMLETNEESLIQLQEEINAAKRSAEHTKETISDLQYKIQVLKNQLEEDEKKARKIFQENSSGALHLPELPKRSLQAPILQEEILKIKNQEGLLQDMNTIQQSADLKNILTLIEKTYEKVDFL from the exons ATGAGAGGGACTGCTTGTTGGGTATCAGCAAAAAACTGGTTTACATCAGAAAATCAGCAAGGGCcatccagcaaaacaaaaggaacagatggagaaggaagaccaaaaggacaaaaaagaaag caggtCACTCAGACGGTCAAAAGGAAAGCTAAGGAATACGGGGACTATTCCCCTGCAG CAGGAGAAAGTCCTTCAAAAAAGGTGAAGCTAACCAGTGCTGAAATGGCATCTTGGCAGACTCTCTCAGAGAGCAGTAGGTGGTTTCTGGAAACTGTAATGGATTCAGTAATACT atctattttgtgccaaaatagtgagaaaaaaaagaatgttcaGAAGCACCTCAATTTACTGAAAGAAAG GGTGCTGAGATTTTTCAAGACTTTGAAGGTGCCCCCAGGGAAGCTGGGCAACCTGAAGAATGTCCTGAGCCTTCTAATGGCAGAGAAACAAATGCTTGAGACAAATGAAGAGTCTTTGATACAATTGCAG gaagaaataaatgcagctaAGCGATCAGCAGAACATACCAAAGAAACTATAAGTGACCTGCAGTACAAAATTCAGGTGCTCAAGAACCAGTtagaggaagatgaaaaaaaggcCAGGAAG aTATTCCAGGAGAATAGCAGTGGAGCACTTCACCTGCCAGAACTCCCCAAGCGCAGTTTACAGGCACCCATTTTGCAG gaagaaattttgaagataaaaaatCAAGAAGGTCTTTTGCAGGATATGAACACTATCCAGCAGTCAGCTGACTTGAAGAACATATTAACCCTCATTGAAAAGACCTATGAGAAGGTGGACTTCCTTTGA
- the CENPQ gene encoding centromere protein Q isoform X2 gives MRGTACWVSAKNWFTSENQQGPSSKTKGTDGEGRPKGQKRKQVTQTVKRKAKEYGDYSPAGESPSKKVKLTSAEMASWQTLSESSRWFLETVMDSVILSILCQNSEKKKNVQKHLNLLKERVLRFFKTLKVPPGKLGNLKNVLSLLMAEKQMLETNEESLIQLQEEINAAKRSAEHTKETISDLQYKIQVLKNQLEEDEKKARKIFQENSSGALHLPELPKRSLQAPILQEEILKIKNQEGLLQDMNTIQQSADLKNILTLIEKTYEKVDFL, from the exons ATGAGAGGGACTGCTTGTTGGGTATCAGCAAAAAACTGGTTTACATCAGAAAATCAGCAAGGGCcatccagcaaaacaaaaggaacagatggagaaggaagaccaaaaggacaaaaaagaaag caggtCACTCAGACGGTCAAAAGGAAAGCTAAGGAATACGGGGACTATTCCCCTGCAG GAGAAAGTCCTTCAAAAAAGGTGAAGCTAACCAGTGCTGAAATGGCATCTTGGCAGACTCTCTCAGAGAGCAGTAGGTGGTTTCTGGAAACTGTAATGGATTCAGTAATACT atctattttgtgccaaaatagtgagaaaaaaaagaatgttcaGAAGCACCTCAATTTACTGAAAGAAAG GGTGCTGAGATTTTTCAAGACTTTGAAGGTGCCCCCAGGGAAGCTGGGCAACCTGAAGAATGTCCTGAGCCTTCTAATGGCAGAGAAACAAATGCTTGAGACAAATGAAGAGTCTTTGATACAATTGCAG gaagaaataaatgcagctaAGCGATCAGCAGAACATACCAAAGAAACTATAAGTGACCTGCAGTACAAAATTCAGGTGCTCAAGAACCAGTtagaggaagatgaaaaaaaggcCAGGAAG aTATTCCAGGAGAATAGCAGTGGAGCACTTCACCTGCCAGAACTCCCCAAGCGCAGTTTACAGGCACCCATTTTGCAG gaagaaattttgaagataaaaaatCAAGAAGGTCTTTTGCAGGATATGAACACTATCCAGCAGTCAGCTGACTTGAAGAACATATTAACCCTCATTGAAAAGACCTATGAGAAGGTGGACTTCCTTTGA
- the MMUT gene encoding methylmalonyl-CoA mutase, mitochondrial, with protein MLRAKDAVLRLWPHQCTCLAQLPACQLVWRSLHGQPLHPEWAALAEKQLKGKNPKDLIWHTPEGIDIKPLYSKRDTKDLPEELPGVKPFTRGPYPTMYTYRPWTIRQYAGFSTVEESNKFYKDNIKAGQQGLSVAFDLATHRGYDSDNPRVRGDVGMAGVAIDTVEDTKILFDGIPLEKMSVSMTMNGAVIPVLATFIVTGEEQGVPQAKLTGTIQNDILKEFMVRNTYIFPPEPSMRIIADIFQYTSKYMPKFNSISISGYHMQEAGADAILELAYTIADGLEYCRTGLKAGLTIDEFAPRLSFFWGIGMNFYMEIAKLRAGRRLWAHLIEKMFKPKNPKSLLLRAHCQTSGWSLTEQDPFNNVIRTTIEAMAAVFGGTQSLHTNSFDEALGLPTVKSARIARNTQIIIQEESGIPKVADPWGGSYLMECLTNDVYEAALKLIEEIEDMGGMAKAVAEGIPKLRIEECAARRQARIDSGSEVIVGVNKHQLEKEETVEVLAIDNTSVRSKQIEKINKVKASRDQAAAQQCLAALTQCAATGEGNLLALAVEAARSRCTVGEITDAMKKVFGEHKASDRMVSGAYRQEFGESDEILHAINRVNKFMDCEGRRPRILVAKMGQDGHDRGAKVIATGFADIGFDVDIGPLFQTPREVAQQAVDADVHCVGVSTLAAGHKTLVPELIKELNALGRPDILVICGGVIPPQDYDFLYEAGVTNVFGPGTRIPKAAVQVLDDIEKCLEKRQQSM; from the exons ATGCTAAGAGCCAAGGATGCTGTCCTGCGCCTGTGGCCCCACCAGTGCACATGCCTGGCACAACTTCCAGCCTGCCAGCTTGTGTGGCGTTCGCTGCATGGGCAGCCGCTGCACCCCGAGTGGGCTGCtcttgctgaaaagcagctgaaaggcaaGAATCCAAAGGATTTAATTTGGCACACCCCAGAAGGAATTGACATCAAGCCCTTATACTCCAAAAGAGACACGAAAGACCTCCCTGAAGAGCTGCCAGGGGTGAAGCCTTTCACTCGAGGACCCTACCCTACTATGTACACTTACAGGCCATGGACTATCCGCCAGTATGCTGGCTTCAGTACAGTGGAGGAGAGCAATAAGTTCTACAAGGACAACATTAAAG cTGGCCAGCAGGGATTATCTGTTGCTTTTGATTTAGCCACCCACCGTGGTTATGATTCAGACAATCCACGAGTTCGAGGAGATGTTGGAATGGCTGGAGTTGCCATTGATACAGTGGAAGACACCAAAATCCTTTTTGATGGAATTCCTTTAGAGAAAATGTCAGTTTCTATGACAATGAATGGGGCAGTCATTCCAGTGTTGGCAACATTCATTGTAACTGGAGAAGAACAGGGAGTGCCTCAGGCCAAGCTGACAGGGACAATCCAAAATGACATCTTGAAGGAGTTCATGGTCCgaaatacatacattttccCCCCAGAACCGTCAATGCGTATTATTGCTGACATCTTCCAATACACCTCAAAG tacatgccaaaatttaattccatttcaATCAGCGGGTATCACATGCAAGAGGCAGGAGCCGACGCCATTCTGGAATTAGCTTATACCATAGCCGATGGCTTGGAGTACTGCAGAACTGGACTTAAAGCCGGCCTTACTATTGATGAATTTGCACCAAG GCTCTCCTTCTTCTGGGGAATTGGTATGAACTTCTATATGGAAATAGCCAAACTGAGAGCTGGGAGGCGGCTGTGGGCTCACCTGATAGAGAAAATGTTTAAGCCCAAGAATCCCAAATCTCTTCTGCTGAGAGCTCATTGTCAGACCTCAGGCTGGTCACTCACTGAGCAG gaCCCGTTTAACAATGTTATCCGTACTACAATTGAAGCAATGGCTGCTGTGTTTGGAGGTACACAGTCTTTGCATACAAATTCATTTGATGAAGCCTTGGGTTTGCCTACAGTGAAGAGTGCTCGCATTGCTCGGAACACACAGATAATAATTCAAGAGGAGTCAGGTATTCCTAAAGTGGCAGACCCCTGGGGGGGTTCTTACCTCATGGAGTGCCTCACCAATGATGTCTATGAAGCTGCTTTAAAG cTTATTGAGGAGATAGAAGACATGGGTGGAATGGCCAAAGCTGTTGCTGAGGGGATTCCCAAACTTCGTATTGAAGAGTGTGCAGCCCGAAGACAAGCCAGGATTGACTCTG GGTCTGAAGTAATTGTTGGAGTAAACAAGCATCAGCTAGAAAAAGAGGAGACAGTGGAAGTTCTGGCTATTGATAATACTTCAGTTCGTAGCAAGCAGATCGAGAAGATTAATAAG GTGAAGGCTAGTAGAGATcaagcagcagcccagcaatGTCTTGCTGCTCTAACACAGTGTGCTGCTACTGGGGAAGGCAATTTGCTCGCACTTGCAGTGGAAGCAGCACGTTCAAG GTGCACTGTTGGAGAAATAACAGATGCAATGAAGAAGGTGTTTGGGGAGCATAAAGCCAGTGACCGAATGGTGAGCGGAGCTTATCGCCAGGAGTTTGGAGAGAGTGATGAAATTCTACATGCTATCAATAG AGTTAACAAGTTCATGGATTGTGAGGGGCGCAGGCCTCGTATACTTGTTGCAAAAATGGGTCAAGATGGCCATGACAGAGGAGCTAAAGTTATTGCTACAGGATTTGCAGACATTGGCTTTGATGTGGACATAGGTCCCCTCTTCCAG ACACCTCGAGAAGTGGCCCAGCAGGCGGTTGATGCAGATGTGCACTGTGTTGGTGTGAGCACGCTTGCAGCAGGTCATAAAACTCTTGTGCCTGAACTCATCAAGGAACTCAATGCCCTTGGCCGGCCAGACATTCTTGTCATATGTGGAGGTGTCATCCCACCTCAG GATTATGACTTCCTGTATGAAGCTGGCGTTACCAACGTGTTTGGTCCAGGGACTCGTATTCCAAAAGCAGCTGTCCAGGTGTTGGATGATATTGAGAAGTGCTTGGAGAAGAGGCAGCAATCTATGTAA